GCGAAGATCAGCAGGTCGACGTCGTAGGTGGTGCCGTCGACGACGGGGCCGTCGGGGCCGATGGTGCGCACGCCGCGCCCGTCGGTGTCGACGAGGTGCACGTTGGGCTCGTTGAAGGCCTGGAGGTACTCGTCGTGGAAGCAGATGCGCTTGCAGTGCTTGCCGTACCAGGGCTTCATGGCCTCGGCCGTGTCCGGGTCGTCGATGACCTCGTCGATCCGGCGCCGCAGCGACTCCATGGTCTCGAAGTCGGCCCGCTCCAGGGCCGCGGCCTCCTCGGCGGTGGCGGCCTCGGTCTGGGTGTCCTCCCAGAGCACGTCGGTCCAGCCGTCGCCCACCATGTCGGGCTGGGGCTTCTCGCCGGTGACGGCCTCGGTGAAGTTGCGCATCCGCTCCTGCTGCCACCCGGGCGGCAGGCTGCGGAACCACTCCTCGTCGGTGTCGCTGTTGGCCCGGACACCGACGGCCGAGGGGGTGCGCTGGAAGACGTAGACCTCCTTGGCGGCACGGGCCAGCTGGGGCACCAGCTGGATGGAGGTGGCGCCGGTGCCGATGATGCCGACCTTCTTGTCGGCCAGGCGGTCCATGGGCTCGGTGGGGCTGCCGCCGGTGTAGCCGTAGTCCCAGCGGGCGGTGTGGAACGACCGGCCCCGGAACTCGTTGATGCCCTCGATGGCCGGCAGCTTGGCCCGGTGGAGGATGCCGCCCGCGGTCACGAGGAAGCGGGCGTGGAGCCGATCGCCGCGGGAGGTGGTGACGAGCCAGCGCTGGGCGTCGTCGTCCCACACCGCATCCTCGACCTCGGTCTGGAACAGGGCGTGGGGGTAGAGGTCGAAGTGGCGGCCGATGCGCTGGCAGTGCTCGAAGATCTCCGGCGCGCTGGCGTAGCGCCGGGTCGGCATGTAGCCGGTCTCCTCCAGGAACGGCATGTAGATGTAGGACTCCACGTCGCACATGCAGCCCGGGTAGCGGTTCCAGTACCAGGTGCCGCCGAAGTCCCCGGCCTTCTCGACGATCCGGAAGTCGGTGACGCCCCGGCGGAGCAGGTCGACGGCCAGGTTCATGCCCCCGAAGCCACCCCCGACGATGACGGCGTCGGTCTCCTCCTCGACCGGGTCGCGGTCGAGGTCGGGGTCGGCCCACGGGTCGCGGTCGAAGTCCTCGAAGTCGCCCCGCAGCTGGGCGTACTGGCCCAGGCCGTCGTCGCGGAGGCGCTTCTCCCTCTCCCGCTGGTAGCGCTGGCGGGCGGCCTCGACCGGATCGACGTCGTGCGATGGGTCCACGGGCCGCCATGACAGCACCTCGGACCCTCATCTGACGAGTCGTCAGATCCCCGGAGCGGTCGCGCCCGGCCCCCAGGAGCCGAGGTTGCGACCCGCCCGTAGCCTGGTGGACATGGACGATCCCGTGCTCCAGACCGTGGACCTCGGCCCCCAGTGGCCCACCATCGACCCCTTCCTCTTCTGCGCCCACCACGACGACGCCTACCCCGCGGGCAACGACGACCTGGGCCCCGACGCGCCCCTCGACGGGCGCGACATCGGCATGGACTTCGAGGGCCGCGACGGCTGGCGCATGTACCACGGGTCCAAGGTCCCCGGGTTCCCGCCCCACCCCCACCGCGGCTTCGAGACCGTCACCTACGTCCGCAAGGGCCTGATCGACCACGCCGACTCCCTCGGGGCCGCGGCCCGCTTCGGGCGCGGCGACGTGCAGTGGCTGACCGCCGGCGGCGGCATCCAGCACAGCGAGATGTTCCCCCTGCTCGACAGGGGCG
Above is a window of Iamia majanohamensis DNA encoding:
- a CDS encoding flavin-containing monooxygenase; protein product: MDPSHDVDPVEAARQRYQREREKRLRDDGLGQYAQLRGDFEDFDRDPWADPDLDRDPVEEETDAVIVGGGFGGMNLAVDLLRRGVTDFRIVEKAGDFGGTWYWNRYPGCMCDVESYIYMPFLEETGYMPTRRYASAPEIFEHCQRIGRHFDLYPHALFQTEVEDAVWDDDAQRWLVTTSRGDRLHARFLVTAGGILHRAKLPAIEGINEFRGRSFHTARWDYGYTGGSPTEPMDRLADKKVGIIGTGATSIQLVPQLARAAKEVYVFQRTPSAVGVRANSDTDEEWFRSLPPGWQQERMRNFTEAVTGEKPQPDMVGDGWTDVLWEDTQTEAATAEEAAALERADFETMESLRRRIDEVIDDPDTAEAMKPWYGKHCKRICFHDEYLQAFNEPNVHLVDTDGRGVRTIGPDGPVVDGTTYDVDLLIFASGFEVTTGLVSRLGFDPLGRDGVRLSERWHDGAHTLHGIFSNGFPNLLVVHFIQAGFGLNFTHFLSESTAHVGWIIETCLEEGITSIEATVEAEDEWLSTLWDAGRAFGRYSATCTPSYGNSEGARSMQAARNVVHPGNLMHYAAHLARWREQGDMPGTTRTHAADAPT